The following is a genomic window from Nitrospirota bacterium.
ACCGCGGAACAGGCTCCGGGCATCCAGAGCAGCACGTCCGCGATCGAAGCAACCATGTCGGTCCTCCAGCAGTCGAACAATTTCTGGTCCTCGAGCCGGCCCTCGCTGGCTCCACGGCGCGACATCCTTAGCGATGTCACCAACGGGTTCAACGACGCCCTCAACACCGCCGCGAACACCATCGGCGGTCTGGCGGGTGCTCCCACCTGTCCCACGGTCACCCGAACGGTCGACCTGAACGGCATCACCGTCAAGATCGACTACGGCACCGGCTGCCAAGATCCGCTCACCGGCAAGACTCTCAGTGGCACGGTGACCATGGTGAAGGCGCTCACCAAAGTGACAAGCACGTTCGCCGGCCTTTCCGACGGAACGCGCACTTTGGATGGCAAGAGCGAGATGGCCCTGAGCGGCACATCCCTCACCCTTTCGGGCAACAGCAACCTGAAAGGTCCCAAGGGCATCACCTCCACAAACCTCAATGAAGTGTTCGCGTATTCCGATATGGGAACGGCCACCAACTTCCTCGATGACCGGCTCACCGGGAACGGCACGAGCAGCATCGTGGCGCCGAACGGAATGACGGCCACGACAGCGCTCAAGAACTTGGTCTACGAACCGATCACCTGCCCGCTCGAACCCAAGAGCGGATCCGTGGAGGCCACCGCGGGGCCGGTAAAGGCCACCATGCCCGTGGGAGACGACGGCTCCGCGCCGTGGCCCCTCTGGTGCGATGGCTGCGGTTCAGTCTACGTCAACGGCCTCAAGATCGGCAAAGTCTGCTGGGTCGGCGGCGTGAGCTTCGAACCCTCCATTCCCATCCCGGGGCTGTAACCCGGTTCCCCGTATCTTGCGCCGAAGCGCCCCCCTCGGGGCGCTTCTTCTTTTCATGCCTTGTTCGACGCCCTTACGGCCAGAATGGTCAAGTACCTTGTTCCATCCCACGATCTCCAGTAAGATGAGGACGTGGGAGCAACGTACGCGGCAGTCACCCTCAGATCGAACGGCAGACAAGCGGCCAAGCGCCTTCTCGTGGATACGGGTGCCACGTATTCGTGGGTGGAGGCGGCACTACTTCGCAAGCTGGGCGTGAAACCCGAACGTGAGATGAACTTCGAAACCATCGAGGGCAAACTCATCAAGAAGCAAATCGGTTTTATCGATGTGGAGTGCCTGGGGCTCAGCGCGCCTACCGTTGTTGTGTTTGCCACGGGAAAGGACGCGGAAGTGCTCGGCTTGCACGCCCTTGAGGGATTGGCGCTCGAAGTAGACCCGGTCCATCGAATCCTCAAGAAATCGAAAGCCGTCATGGCGCTGCTCTCCAGCAGCCCACCACACACCGCCTGAG
Proteins encoded in this region:
- a CDS encoding retroviral-like aspartic protease family protein, with translation MGATYAAVTLRSNGRQAAKRLLVDTGATYSWVEAALLRKLGVKPEREMNFETIEGKLIKKQIGFIDVECLGLSAPTVVVFATGKDAEVLGLHALEGLALEVDPVHRILKKSKAVMALLSSSPPHTA